The sequence AACGGTTATGGAAGTGGTTGAAAGATGAGGTGATTGCCAACGTTTTTCACAAGGATCAAAATGACATTGCCCAATCCATTCCTCGCTTTGAACAGTACGTTCTACAACACCCAGATGAGGTGTTACGCCGCATCGGGTGTACTGCGTGAACCAGAGGTTAAAATTTTAAATTGGATGTATATAGTTGCAGAAAAGGTTCTTTAAGGACTAATTGATGGTATAACACATATAATTTGTAAAAATGTTGTTAAAAAACACCATCTACGTTGTTCTACTAAGGGAATATTGAGTATCGATTGTGTAATTAAAATTTTGAAATCATTGTTTGCTAATATTAAGAATGGATAGGTACGATCAAATTGTCATTTAGGGGGTGGAGAAAATATCAACTTTAAAAGAGCAAATTATTGAGCTATTAAAAATTGAGGATGGTTTAACCGATAGGGAAATCACTGACAGGATAAAGGGGAGGGGAGAACCACAGCAAAGTGTTAATATAACGTGCAGGAATATGGAATCAAAAGGAATAATTAAACGTATCAGAGGACAAGATGGGTTAATTAGGAACTACTTAGGTGATTTTAAATTTGAATTTGAGAAAAAAGAATTTAAATCCTCCAAAAAAGACGGATTGTCTGAAGACGAAATTAAAGAAATATTAAATAATTATCTTATTTCTAATGGTTGGAGCACCCAGGTTGCATGGGGAAAGAGTCAAGGTATTGATATTGATGCGTTCAAAGGTAAAGAAAGGTGGATAATTGAAGTTAAGGGTTGTGGCTCGCGAAGTGCGATGAGAGTAAACTACTTTTTAGCTATTTTAGGGGAAACGCTTCAAAGGATGAGTGATCCGAATGCAAAATATAGCATAGCTCTACCTGATATGAAGCAATATCGCAATCTATGGGAACGTTTACCCCGTCTTGCAAAAGAAAGAACTGGAATATCAGTTATATTTGTAAATGAAGATAAACAGATTGAAGAAGTCAAATAATCTGAATTAATTATTATGCTATTAAACTAAATTGAAGATTTAACCTTTACGAAAAAGTCCTATTCTGTAAAACTCGATCCAATTTTTATTGGATCGGATTTTTTATTGGAACTAAACTGTTTCAATACCAAAAACAAAACAGCTGACTAAACTGAGCTCTCTGGAAACACCCGGAAAAAAGGAGCATGAAAAAAATGATTATTAGTGCCAGTCGAAGAACAGACATTCCTGCTTTTTTCAGCAAATGGTTTATGGAGCGCATTCGAAGCGGATATTATGTGAAGGTCAATCCGTACAATTAGCGAACAGTGCCAGGCACTGTTCGCTATGATGAATAATTGGAAAAGAAGGGAAAAGCGGGTCAAGGAAGGGGAATACAGAATTGAGTAGGAAGTGGTTGTTTTCGCTTACATAATATTGAGTTTTGTTTTTTTATAAATTTGAAAATTTATTGATATTTAATAATATTCGACAAATTACGACAAAATTATCAAATTGTGTTTGATAGACTTTTACATGTGTTTGATAGACTTTTACAAAATGGTTCGGGGATTTCCGATGGGCAAGCGCAAATAATTGCCTTTCTACGAGCTATTATTAAAAAAAGAGATTTAATTATTCTAGATGAAGCAACATCTAATTTGGATGCCGACACAAAAAAACTTATTTTGGAAATACTCAAAGAGAGTGATTTTTGTAATATTTTAATAATAATTTCACATCAGGAGATGATGTATAAAATTTTGTGTAAAGCATTTTGCTAGGCAAAAAGAAAAAAGGTAGGGTATTCTCTGATTTGAACCAAAAATCTTAGAGAAAGGAGTACCCTACCTATGTCTAAAAGTATACCGAATGTAGACTGGGCAAATCAACTGGAAAGTGTCATTCGTCAGTTTGTAAAGGAAAAATTAGAACTGATCATGCGGGAAGAAATCAAACATTTCCTCGAAATCGAACAGGCCGGAACATCGAATATGAGAAACGGCTACTATCAACGAAATCTAGATACGCAATATGGCCGAATTGAAGGCCTTTTGGTCCCAAGGGATCGAAATGGGGAATTTCAAACGCAGCTGTTTGCCCCTTACCAACGTCATACTGGTTGGCTCGAGGAAGCCGTCATCAAAATGTATCAAAGTGGCATGAGTACGAGGGAAATTGGCAAGTTTATCGAA comes from Anoxybacillus flavithermus and encodes:
- a CDS encoding transposase, whose translation is MLDNARIHHAKMVQTFLDGEEGGAFHFIFLPPYSPQLNPIERLWKWLKDEVIANVFHKDQNDIAQSIPRFEQYVLQHPDEVLRRIGCTA
- a CDS encoding ATP-binding cassette domain-containing protein; amino-acid sequence: MFDRLLQNGSGISDGQAQIIAFLRAIIKKRDLIILDEATSNLDADTKKLILEILKESDFCNILIIISHQEMMYKILCKAFC
- a CDS encoding DUF1848 family protein, encoding MKKMIISASRRTDIPAFFSKWFMERIRSGYYVKVNPYN